The DNA region ccttcaaaaaaaaaaattttaaaaaatatatgatagGAATTAATCgaaacataaatataaatacatatatatatatatatatatatatatatatatatttatttatttaatatgttacatatatataaacttactgtatgtataatataaaggTGTTTCCTatttcatcatcatcataatataaGGATCCATAAAAAAgtatcaaaaaaaattcaaaaaatcGAAAATTTATCAGTAGTTTACTCAGACGTACAACTCTTTCGTTACTATAATTTCTATaagtaaataaaaaaaaaaaaaaaatgcaTATTAGGATAAATTACAAAACgtttttaattatatatttatttgatatagatataatccatttaatttttatatgtatgaaaTGAACACTTTCTTTTATTCTTCACACCTGTTTGTGGaatgtaatattattgataaAGGAGAAACCAAAATAGATGATATCCCaacaattatatttttaaaaatgtgAGTATCAAAGGCTATACACACACATATGGTCATAATCTACAATattaatagaaaaaaaaaaaaaaaaaaaaaaaaaaaattatcatttttttatgatttatataaataaaactATGAAACagtattaatatatatgtatatataaacatttcatttttattacttgtgaaaatataaaaacaaatatcTTAAAGGGATTAACTTCATATGTCTCgattataaaaaggaaaGTTATAATCCTTAATTGTGAATCAATTAgataaaacaaaaaaacaGATACTGCAAAaaggagaaaaaaaataaaattaaataaataaaataaaataaattttcacatatatatatatatatatatatatatatatgtgcacatattttctttttcttattaCGTAGATATTTCTTCGTTTTAATATTAGACAATTTTAACATAGGAAAAGTTCTAAAAGTATTTTgaatattcaaaataagtgaaataataaaaatgacGGCAATAcaaaaagaacaaaataaacCTCTCAAAAAATTCAATACTATTAGTGATTTCTCATTATAAGTATAATCTAATGTACctgaaaataaaaaaaaaaaaaaaaaaaaaaggaaaaattataataatattgaaaaaaaaaaattaatatatatatatatatatatttatatatatatatttcttttgagttttattacttttaaTGAAAACACTATCATATTGAAAAATCACAATGTcataacaaatataaagGAAAGGTAAATGTGACAAAGCCACTGACATAAAATGATATTCTTGAAGTTCATCCGAGAGGAACAACTTATCATAATTTTGGTAGCACTACAAAAGGgtttataaattaatacatatatatatatatatatatatattataatatgtaaagcacttatatatatatatatatatatatatatatatatatatacacatttTGAAACATCCTTTTACATACTTGTGTGTATAAATGAATTCCTAAAAATGATGAGAgtgaaaaaatatacttttggtcatatacatttaatattGCTAAATAAGTCCATAGGCATGTTTGTGTTGTAAGgaataaaaatgatgtCACATTAAAGGAActataaaataaaacacatagtataattatatatatatatatatatatatatatatattatattaatatttcacatatataacATCATTATATACTTACCAATAATAAAAGTTGATAGCCAATATTATTGTAAATAATAGACTTAAACCATTTATTACGACAATcaaagaaattaaaaatttgtttattttgTTATGCTCTTTCTTTGCGCTAATATCCAATGTATTATCACTTGGtatattactttttataataaacatttttttctctttttttttatata from Plasmodium gaboni strain SY75 chromosome 14, whole genome shotgun sequence includes:
- a CDS encoding putative membrane protein (conserved Plasmodium membrane protein, unknown function~transcript variant 1; alternatively spliced), which gives rise to MFIIKSNIPSDNTLDISAKKEHNKINKFLISLIVVINGLSLLFTIILAINFYYCSFNVTSFLFLTTQTCLWTYLAILNVYDQKYIFSLSSFLGIHLYTQCYQNYDKLFLSDELQEYHFMSVALSHLPFLYICYDIVIFQYDSVFIKSTLDYTYNEKSLIVLNFLRGLFCSFCIAVIFIISLILNIQNTFRTFPMLKLSNIKTKKYLLSVFLFYLIDSQLRIITFLFIIETYEVNPFKIFVFIFSQIMTICVCIAFDTHIFKNIIVGISSILVSPLSIILHSTNRNYSNERVVRLSKLLINFRFFEFFLILFYGSLYYDDDEIGNTFILYIQLISLILLFFLIIVYKKVLSYKRKFEENMDDFNVDMYNNINDN
- a CDS encoding putative membrane protein (conserved Plasmodium membrane protein, unknown function~transcript variant 2; alternatively spliced), whose protein sequence is MFIIKSNIPSDNTLDISAKKEHNKINKFLISLIVVINGLSLLFTIILAINFYYCSFNVTSFLFLTTQTCLWTYLAILNVYDQKYIFSLSSFLGIHLYTQCYQNYDKLFLSDELQEYHFMSVALSHLPFLYICYDIVIFQYDSVFIKSTLDYTYNEKSLIVLNFLRGLFCSFCIAVIFIISLILNIQNTFRTFPMLKLSNIKTKKYLLSVFLFYLIDSQLRIITFLFIIETYEVNPFKIFVFIFSQIMTICVCIAFDTHIFKNIIVGISSILVSPLSIILHSTNRNYSNERVVRLSKLLINFRFFEFFLILFYGSLYYDDDEIGNTFILYIHIQKSVII